Proteins from one Streptomyces sp. NBC_00390 genomic window:
- a CDS encoding SCO2400 family protein, with the protein MDYCHPCGRHLNGALACAGCGTPVEELRHFSPTAAEGDHVYELDVVSEPAVPRRARRQQPAQRREAPSGRKATRARRARKRRGRNVVLGTFGLALAAGALSLAELATEKGGSDGAATSVRDKPVVESEVPEPTESDDAPELPAGVEEPAVTSSGSPRPATSATGTGRSGKRSGGPGKGAGTLPSASESAGGGPSPSSSADPSPGEGSPGSTADPSQGPGDPAPPGQEPPPPPEPTPTETCEPFLWWCI; encoded by the coding sequence ATGGATTACTGCCACCCCTGCGGACGGCACCTCAACGGCGCCCTGGCCTGTGCCGGGTGCGGTACACCTGTCGAGGAGCTGCGCCACTTCAGCCCCACCGCGGCCGAAGGGGACCACGTCTACGAACTGGACGTGGTGTCCGAGCCCGCGGTGCCCCGGCGTGCGCGGCGGCAGCAGCCGGCGCAGCGCCGAGAGGCGCCCTCGGGCCGCAAGGCCACCAGGGCGCGCCGTGCGCGCAAGCGGCGCGGGCGCAACGTGGTGCTCGGTACGTTCGGGCTGGCGCTGGCGGCCGGGGCGCTGAGCCTGGCCGAACTGGCCACCGAGAAGGGCGGCTCCGACGGAGCGGCGACCTCCGTGCGGGACAAGCCGGTGGTCGAGTCGGAGGTGCCGGAGCCCACCGAGAGCGACGACGCGCCGGAACTGCCGGCCGGGGTGGAAGAGCCCGCGGTCACCTCCTCCGGCTCCCCGCGCCCCGCCACGTCCGCCACGGGCACGGGCAGGAGCGGCAAGCGTTCGGGCGGCCCGGGCAAGGGGGCGGGCACGCTGCCCTCCGCGTCCGAGTCGGCAGGCGGCGGCCCGTCGCCGTCCTCCTCCGCGGACCCCTCGCCCGGCGAAGGGTCCCCCGGTTCCACTGCCGACCCCTCGCAGGGTCCGGGTGATCCCGCGCCTCCGGGCCAGGAGCCCCCGCCCCCGCCGGAACCGACTCCCACGGAGACGTGCGAGCCGTTCCTGTGGT